The Deltaproteobacteria bacterium genome has a segment encoding these proteins:
- a CDS encoding AAA family ATPase — MTQGNDMSNTGTTNEAPARVLAIASGKGGVGKTNIVSNLAIAFSRAGKRVLAMDGDLGLANLDIAFGLTPDMTLLDLFDGTGTIQEVICDGPEGVKLLPGCSGRYDVANLNEQERFSLFAAIDSLEDDFDILMVDTGAG, encoded by the coding sequence ATGACTCAAGGTAACGATATGTCGAATACTGGTACAACCAATGAAGCACCTGCACGTGTCTTGGCAATTGCCAGTGGCAAAGGTGGGGTTGGGAAGACCAATATTGTATCGAACTTGGCAATTGCTTTTTCGCGGGCCGGTAAACGTGTTTTGGCGATGGACGGTGATTTAGGTTTGGCTAACCTGGACATTGCTTTTGGCCTTACGCCAGACATGACTTTACTCGACCTATTCGATGGTACGGGTACGATTCAGGAAGTCATTTGTGATGGACCTGAAGGCGTGAAGCTTTTACCTGGTTGCAGTGGTCGTTACGACGTTGCGAACCTAAATGAGCAAGAGCGTTTTTCTCTCTTTGCTGCCATCGATAGCCTTGAGGATGATTTTGATATTTTGATGGTCGATACAGGCGCCGG